One part of the Pseudomonas sp. MYb118 genome encodes these proteins:
- a CDS encoding amidase family protein, translated as MDVTLNGRLKWLVRIILLSLASSANAQAPTPETRLEFLSVDELTQRMERKETSAAALVMHLQQRIHALDEQGPMINSIIQLNPDALDIAYALDRERQWGYVRGPLHGIPVLLKDNIDTSDQMQTSAGSPAMIGKPAAKDAFIVQRLREAGAVILGKTNLSEWAAFRDPALPSGWSSRGGQTKNPHVLSGDVCGSSSGSAAATAAGFAPLAIGTETSGSIICPASLNGVVGIKPTVGLLSRSGIIPVTHKLDTPGPMARTVREAAQLMNALRGYDAADPVQKPHGQDTVDYTALLRPNTLVGKRIGYPVKFDQSGEPLMIDPQFSKALELMQAAGATLIPVDLKDPLSERVDDAFHMGIKRELPRYLATRSGIPAKSLQDLVLFNAANPEALGQDTLIAANDVVYDEQTYNQLWRKIQSENAAAIDLLLITHQLDALVSDVASPAMNVAPLAGYPGVMVPSGIDPDGLPTSLFFFGPRWSDAEMIALAYGYEQVSNARQTPAFKP; from the coding sequence ATGGACGTAACATTAAACGGCCGCCTGAAATGGCTGGTCAGGATCATCCTGCTTTCGCTCGCCAGTTCCGCGAATGCCCAGGCACCGACACCTGAAACGAGGTTGGAGTTTCTCAGTGTCGACGAACTCACCCAGCGCATGGAGCGCAAGGAAACCAGCGCCGCAGCGCTCGTGATGCATCTGCAACAACGGATCCATGCGCTGGATGAGCAGGGACCGATGATCAATTCCATCATTCAACTCAACCCTGATGCACTGGACATCGCCTACGCCCTGGACCGTGAGCGGCAGTGGGGCTACGTACGGGGGCCACTGCATGGCATTCCTGTATTGCTCAAGGACAACATCGACACCTCCGACCAGATGCAGACCAGCGCTGGCTCCCCGGCCATGATCGGGAAGCCGGCGGCAAAGGACGCCTTCATCGTGCAGCGCCTCAGGGAAGCGGGCGCTGTCATTCTCGGCAAAACCAACCTCAGTGAATGGGCGGCCTTCCGCGACCCGGCCCTGCCTTCCGGCTGGAGTAGCCGCGGTGGCCAAACCAAAAACCCTCATGTGCTGAGCGGTGACGTCTGCGGCTCCAGCTCAGGCTCTGCCGCCGCCACCGCCGCAGGCTTTGCTCCGCTGGCCATCGGCACCGAAACCTCCGGCTCGATCATCTGCCCGGCGTCGCTGAACGGCGTGGTCGGCATCAAGCCCACCGTGGGCCTGCTCAGCCGCAGCGGCATCATCCCCGTCACCCATAAACTCGACACGCCGGGCCCCATGGCGCGCACCGTTCGTGAAGCCGCCCAGCTCATGAACGCCCTGCGCGGCTACGACGCCGCCGACCCGGTGCAAAAGCCCCATGGCCAGGACACCGTCGATTACACCGCGCTGTTGCGCCCCAACACCCTGGTGGGCAAACGCATCGGCTACCCGGTCAAGTTCGATCAGAGCGGAGAGCCATTGATGATCGACCCACAGTTCTCCAAGGCCCTGGAACTCATGCAAGCCGCCGGCGCAACGCTGATCCCGGTAGACCTGAAAGATCCATTGTCAGAGCGGGTCGACGACGCCTTCCACATGGGCATCAAACGTGAACTGCCACGCTACCTGGCGACACGCTCCGGAATCCCGGCGAAAAGCCTGCAAGACCTCGTCCTGTTCAACGCCGCAAACCCCGAAGCCCTTGGCCAGGACACCCTGATCGCAGCCAACGACGTGGTGTACGACGAACAAACCTACAACCAACTCTGGCGCAAGATTCAAAGCGAAAACGCCGCGGCCATCGACCTGCTGCTGATCACCCATCAGCTCGATGCCCTGGTCTCGGACGTCGCCTCACCGGCCATGAACGTTGCCCCACTGGCCGGCTACCCCGGCGTCATGGTGCCCTCGGGCATTGACCCGGACGGCCTCCCAACTTCACTCTTCTTCTTCGGTCCGCGCTGGAGCGATGCCGAAATGATTGCCCTGGCATATGGCTACGAACAAGTCTCCAACGCCCGCCAGACCCCAGCCTTCAAACCCTGA
- a CDS encoding DUF2025 family protein produces the protein MRITSQLICQAADQLKGFVGLNRKTGRYIVRFSEDSFGMDVADDGIIPASEFVWAAGPENAMTLKRELIQLLLDQHIDDRINITEPLRVYMNRVEVPEISAVRSLVQG, from the coding sequence ATGCGCATCACTTCCCAGCTCATCTGCCAGGCCGCCGACCAACTCAAGGGCTTCGTCGGTCTCAACCGCAAGACCGGCCGCTACATCGTGCGCTTCAGCGAAGACTCCTTCGGCATGGACGTGGCGGATGACGGCATCATCCCGGCCAGTGAATTCGTCTGGGCCGCGGGACCGGAAAACGCCATGACCCTCAAGCGCGAGCTGATCCAGTTGTTGCTCGATCAGCACATCGATGACCGGATCAACATCACCGAGCCGTTGCGGGTGTACATGAATCGGGTGGAAGTGCCGGAGATTTCGGCGGTTCGCAGTTTGGTGCAGGGCTGA
- a CDS encoding TetR/AcrR family transcriptional regulator, with the protein MTAPQRLTDRKREAIIQAAIAEFRANGFDITSMDKIAATAGVSKRTVYNHFPSKEELFAEILNQLWARVTAEQEAAYRPDLPLREQMRRMLMAKLQMLGDDNFLDLARVAIAATIHSPERAQDMVARMGQREEGLTVWIRAAQADGRLKTVAPEFAAQQVQGLLKSFAFWPQISMGQAGLSADMQNTVVESALDMFLACYQC; encoded by the coding sequence ATGACAGCTCCACAGCGTCTGACCGACCGAAAACGCGAAGCGATCATCCAGGCGGCGATTGCCGAATTCCGTGCCAACGGTTTCGACATCACCAGCATGGACAAGATCGCCGCCACCGCCGGCGTGTCCAAACGCACGGTGTACAACCACTTTCCCAGCAAGGAAGAGTTGTTCGCCGAAATCCTCAATCAGTTGTGGGCACGAGTGACCGCCGAACAGGAAGCGGCTTACCGCCCCGACCTGCCTCTGCGCGAGCAAATGCGCCGGATGCTCATGGCGAAGTTGCAGATGTTGGGCGATGACAATTTCCTCGACCTGGCGCGGGTGGCCATCGCGGCGACGATTCATTCCCCGGAACGGGCGCAGGACATGGTGGCCCGGATGGGCCAGCGCGAAGAAGGCCTGACCGTGTGGATTCGTGCGGCTCAGGCCGATGGGCGCTTGAAAACGGTGGCGCCGGAGTTCGCCGCACAACAGGTGCAGGGCCTGCTCAAGTCCTTTGCCTTCTGGCCGCAGATCTCCATGGGGCAAGCGGGCTTGTCCGCCGACATGCAAAACACCGTGGTGGAATCGGCGCTGGACATGTTCCTGGCCTGCTATCAGTGCTGA
- a CDS encoding DUF2790 domain-containing protein, with protein MKALLVLALSSLCATAMADEVPTDVAQQQPVIEEYTYSTHLDIAKVVSMSEVPNVCEVVPMKMEYDDSKGQRHILRYSVMGNGCSNG; from the coding sequence ATGAAAGCTTTATTAGTTCTGGCCCTCTCCAGCCTGTGCGCAACCGCCATGGCAGACGAGGTCCCGACTGATGTCGCACAGCAACAACCGGTTATCGAGGAATACACTTACTCCACCCATCTGGACATCGCCAAAGTTGTGTCCATGAGCGAAGTGCCAAATGTCTGCGAAGTCGTTCCAATGAAAATGGAATACGACGATTCCAAAGGCCAACGCCACATCCTGCGCTACAGCGTCATGGGCAACGGCTGCTCCAACGGCTGA
- a CDS encoding CTP synthase, with translation MENRVIRIALVGDYDPQVTAHQAIPVALDMAAEHSGHHVVGEWLATEQIDASTPLDGFDGFWCVPASPYRSMDGALRAIRFAREQRRPFLGTCGGFQHAVLEYARNVLGWSDAEHGETNPEAERALITPLTCALVEAVDGIRLREGSLIAQAYETSEIREGYRCRYGVNPAFEQALFAEELQAVGHDSQQGLRAVELKGHPFFVATLFQPERAALQGALPPLVRALVAACVGRSA, from the coding sequence ATGGAAAATCGCGTCATTCGCATCGCCCTGGTCGGCGACTACGATCCGCAAGTCACCGCCCACCAGGCCATCCCCGTGGCACTCGACATGGCCGCCGAGCACAGTGGCCATCACGTTGTGGGCGAGTGGCTGGCCACCGAGCAGATCGACGCCAGCACCCCGCTCGATGGCTTCGACGGCTTCTGGTGCGTGCCGGCCAGTCCCTATCGCAGCATGGACGGGGCGCTGCGGGCGATCCGCTTTGCCCGCGAGCAGCGACGACCTTTCCTCGGCACCTGCGGCGGTTTTCAACATGCGGTGTTGGAATATGCGCGCAACGTGCTGGGCTGGTCGGATGCCGAGCATGGCGAGACAAACCCCGAGGCCGAGCGAGCGTTGATTACCCCGCTCACCTGCGCGCTGGTGGAGGCAGTCGATGGCATTCGCCTGCGCGAAGGTTCGTTGATCGCCCAGGCGTATGAAACGTCCGAGATCAGGGAAGGTTATCGCTGCCGCTATGGTGTGAATCCGGCGTTCGAGCAGGCGTTGTTCGCCGAGGAGTTGCAAGCTGTCGGGCATGACTCGCAGCAGGGCTTGCGCGCCGTTGAACTCAAGGGCCATCCGTTTTTTGTCGCCACGCTGTTCCAGCCGGAACGGGCAGCGCTTCAGGGTGCACTGCCGCCGTTGGTGCGGGCGTTGGTGGCGGCTTGCGTGGGGAGGTCAGCATGA
- a CDS encoding helix-turn-helix domain-containing protein has translation MIEIEQSSGNVYEDLSTPNASEMRVKSQLAAKIGEIIKARHLTQVQASEILGLSQPKLSEMLRGKFRGISEAKMMECLSLLGRDIQIVVKSAPRSRKEGLIEVVFS, from the coding sequence ATGATTGAAATAGAACAAAGCAGCGGGAACGTCTACGAGGATCTCTCGACACCCAACGCCAGTGAAATGCGCGTCAAATCCCAATTGGCGGCAAAAATTGGCGAGATCATCAAGGCGCGGCATTTAACTCAGGTTCAAGCTTCCGAGATCCTCGGCCTGTCCCAACCCAAGCTCTCTGAAATGCTGCGCGGCAAATTCCGCGGAATCAGTGAAGCCAAGATGATGGAGTGTCTTTCCCTGCTTGGGCGTGACATTCAGATCGTGGTCAAGTCGGCTCCTCGTTCCAGGAAAGAGGGGTTGATTGAGGTGGTGTTCAGTTGA
- a CDS encoding antibiotic biosynthesis monooxygenase gives MIADTPATPYYAVIFTSLRTEGDQGYAEAAARMVELARQQPGFLGVESARGEDGLGITVSYWASEAAIVAWKEHPEHSAIRERGRSTWYARCHTRVCRVERGYGFGL, from the coding sequence ATGATTGCCGACACGCCGGCCACGCCTTATTACGCAGTGATCTTTACCTCGCTGCGCACCGAAGGGGATCAGGGATATGCCGAGGCGGCCGCGCGCATGGTCGAACTGGCGCGCCAGCAGCCGGGGTTCCTGGGGGTGGAATCGGCGCGGGGCGAGGATGGGTTGGGGATTACCGTGTCGTACTGGGCCAGTGAGGCGGCGATTGTGGCGTGGAAGGAGCATCCGGAGCACAGCGCGATTCGTGAGCGTGGGCGGTCGACGTGGTATGCGCGGTGTCATACGCGGGTTTGTCGGGTTGAGCGGGGGTATGGGTTCGGCCTTTGA
- a CDS encoding LysR family transcriptional regulator: MLIAGSHYRLAFTHSILAVSQMINAPAHYRLDYPDLALILALVRGGSLARASQLMKVDVSTVFRAVRRLEGALGQQLFEKSRAGYLPTTLAQTLAEQAERAEQALEAARIGVEQGGDVISGTVRLTCTDSVLQGLLLPALAQFMPNYPALTLELSTSNDFANLTRRDADIALRLTSTPPEHLVGRHLAQVSYRVCASASYLQAVDPTDLAALTWIAPDGFLPDHPTVAWRHQALPGVMPGYRCNSMLSVTELVRAGMGVAALPDFLIGNGLQAISGPLQGCDTALWLLTRPDCRALRSVVTLFDELGRALK; the protein is encoded by the coding sequence TTGTTGATTGCTGGCAGCCACTATAGATTGGCGTTCACGCACTCAATATTGGCTGTTTCGCAAATGATCAATGCGCCGGCGCACTATCGCCTCGACTACCCGGACCTCGCCCTGATTCTTGCGCTGGTGCGTGGCGGCTCCCTGGCCCGGGCCTCGCAGCTGATGAAGGTGGATGTGTCGACGGTGTTTCGCGCGGTGCGTCGCCTCGAAGGTGCGCTGGGCCAGCAATTGTTCGAGAAGAGCCGCGCCGGTTACCTGCCCACGACCCTGGCACAGACGCTGGCCGAGCAGGCGGAGCGGGCCGAACAGGCGCTGGAAGCGGCGCGCATTGGCGTGGAGCAGGGCGGAGATGTCATCAGCGGCACCGTGCGCCTGACCTGCACCGATTCGGTGTTGCAGGGCCTGCTGTTGCCGGCGCTGGCGCAGTTCATGCCGAACTATCCGGCGCTGACCCTGGAACTCAGCACCTCCAACGATTTCGCCAACCTCACGCGCCGTGACGCTGACATTGCCCTGCGCTTGACCAGCACACCACCGGAACATTTGGTGGGGCGGCATCTGGCGCAAGTGTCCTACCGGGTGTGCGCCAGCGCGAGTTACCTGCAAGCCGTCGACCCGACAGACCTGGCGGCACTCACCTGGATCGCACCGGATGGTTTCCTGCCCGATCACCCAACCGTGGCGTGGCGGCATCAGGCGTTGCCGGGCGTGATGCCGGGGTATCGCTGCAACAGCATGTTGTCGGTGACCGAACTGGTGCGCGCAGGAATGGGCGTGGCGGCGTTGCCGGACTTCCTGATCGGCAATGGCTTGCAAGCGATCAGCGGGCCGCTGCAAGGATGCGACACAGCACTGTGGCTGCTGACCCGCCCGGATTGCCGGGCGTTGCGCTCGGTGGTGACGTTGTTTGATGAGTTGGGCAGGGCGTTGAAATGA
- a CDS encoding ribonucleotide-diphosphate reductase subunit beta gives MLSWDEFDKEDTEVVAKTANAGQATEANLDRLDSAGGAAALEARAVTATDSPAVARAKASLDNLDIAEGLAELEGASARVAVDEKAMINCRADLNQLVPFKYDWAWQKYLDGCANHWMPQEVNMTADIALWKNPEGLTDDERRIVMRNLGFFSTADSLVANNLVLAVYRLITNPECRQYILRQAFEEAIHTHAYQYCIESLAMDEGEIFNMYHEIPSVAKKATWGLKYTRSISDPKFETGTVETDKELLRNLIAYYCVLEGIFFYCGFTQILSMGRRNKMTGVAEQFQYILRDESMHLNFGIDVINQIKIENPHLWDAEMKEEASQMILQGTQLEIEYARDTMPRGVLGMNAAMMEDYLKFIANRRLSQIGLKEEYPGTTNPFPWMSEIMDLKKEKNFFETRVIEYQTGGALSWD, from the coding sequence ATGCTGAGCTGGGACGAATTCGACAAAGAAGACACGGAAGTTGTGGCCAAGACCGCCAATGCCGGCCAAGCCACCGAAGCCAACCTGGACCGTCTCGACAGCGCCGGCGGTGCCGCCGCCCTGGAAGCCCGCGCCGTAACCGCGACTGACTCGCCTGCCGTCGCACGCGCCAAGGCTTCGCTCGACAACCTCGACATCGCCGAAGGCCTGGCCGAACTCGAAGGCGCCTCCGCACGCGTCGCCGTCGACGAAAAAGCCATGATCAACTGCCGCGCCGACCTCAACCAGCTCGTACCGTTCAAGTACGACTGGGCTTGGCAGAAGTACCTGGACGGCTGCGCAAACCACTGGATGCCGCAAGAAGTCAACATGACCGCCGACATCGCCCTCTGGAAAAACCCGGAAGGCCTGACCGACGACGAACGCCGCATCGTCATGCGCAACCTGGGCTTCTTCTCCACCGCCGACTCCCTGGTCGCCAACAACCTGGTGCTGGCCGTTTACCGCCTCATCACCAACCCGGAATGCCGCCAGTACATCCTGCGCCAGGCGTTCGAAGAAGCGATCCACACCCACGCCTACCAGTACTGCATCGAATCGCTGGCCATGGACGAAGGTGAAATCTTCAACATGTACCACGAGATCCCATCGGTCGCGAAAAAAGCCACCTGGGGCCTCAAGTACACCCGTTCGATCTCCGATCCGAAGTTCGAAACCGGCACCGTCGAAACCGACAAAGAGTTGCTGCGCAACCTGATCGCCTACTACTGCGTACTGGAAGGCATCTTCTTCTACTGCGGCTTCACCCAGATCCTCTCCATGGGCCGCCGCAACAAAATGACCGGCGTCGCCGAGCAGTTCCAATACATCCTGCGCGACGAATCCATGCACCTGAACTTCGGCATCGACGTGATCAACCAGATCAAGATCGAAAACCCACACCTGTGGGACGCCGAAATGAAGGAAGAAGCCTCGCAAATGATCCTGCAAGGCACCCAACTGGAAATCGAATACGCCCGCGACACCATGCCTCGCGGCGTGCTGGGCATGAACGCAGCGATGATGGAGGACTACCTCAAATTCATCGCCAACCGTCGCCTGTCGCAGATCGGCTTGAAGGAAGAGTACCCAGGGACCACTAACCCGTTCCCATGGATGAGCGAGATCATGGACTTGAAGAAAGAGAAGAACTTCTTTGAGACTCGTGTGATTGAGTATCAGACTGGTGGGGCGTTGAGCTGGGATTGA
- a CDS encoding MBL fold metallo-hydrolase, producing the protein MANATTANEPEASRRTDGLFRNHAPVQREGLRKMLRIMWNMIFHKPRDTKPTAAVPVQRLTHDALIAAPNHSVYRLGHSTVLLKLQDKFWITDPVFAERASPVQWAGPKRFHQPPISLQELPPIEAVILSHDHYDHLDHQAVLDLADKTQYFLTPLGVGDTLIKWGIDASKVRQLDWWQSTEVAGIRFAATPSQHFSGRGLFDGNSTLWASWVIIDGDTRIFFSGDSGYFDGFKRIGQQYGPFDLTLMETGAYNVEWPHVHMQPEQTLQAHIDLKGRWLLPIHNGTFDLAMHAWYEPFDRILALAWDRNVSITTPQMGQAFNVMHPQRGSAWWYEVEQQVYQQSIG; encoded by the coding sequence ATGGCCAATGCCACAACCGCTAATGAACCTGAGGCCTCCCGTCGGACCGATGGGCTGTTCCGCAACCATGCGCCGGTGCAACGCGAGGGCCTGCGCAAAATGCTGCGCATCATGTGGAACATGATTTTTCACAAACCGCGCGACACCAAGCCAACCGCTGCGGTGCCGGTGCAACGCCTGACCCATGACGCGCTGATCGCCGCGCCCAACCACAGCGTCTATCGGCTGGGCCATTCCACGGTCCTGCTCAAGTTGCAGGATAAATTCTGGATCACCGACCCGGTGTTCGCCGAGCGCGCCTCGCCGGTGCAATGGGCCGGCCCCAAGCGTTTCCACCAGCCGCCGATCAGCCTGCAAGAGCTGCCGCCGATCGAGGCGGTGATCCTGTCCCACGATCACTACGACCACCTCGATCATCAGGCGGTGCTCGATCTGGCGGACAAGACCCAATACTTCCTCACGCCGCTGGGCGTGGGTGACACCCTGATCAAGTGGGGTATCGACGCCAGCAAAGTGCGCCAACTGGATTGGTGGCAAAGCACCGAAGTGGCGGGCATCCGTTTCGCCGCCACGCCCTCGCAGCACTTTTCCGGGCGTGGCCTGTTCGATGGCAACAGCACGCTGTGGGCGTCCTGGGTGATCATCGACGGCGACACGCGTATTTTCTTCAGCGGCGACAGCGGCTACTTCGACGGCTTCAAGCGCATCGGCCAGCAGTACGGTCCGTTCGACCTGACGCTGATGGAAACCGGCGCCTACAACGTCGAGTGGCCACACGTGCACATGCAACCCGAGCAGACCCTGCAAGCGCACATCGACCTCAAGGGCCGCTGGCTGCTGCCGATCCACAACGGCACTTTCGACCTGGCGATGCACGCCTGGTACGAACCCTTCGACCGCATCCTGGCCCTGGCCTGGGACCGTAACGTGTCGATCACCACGCCGCAGATGGGGCAGGCGTTCAACGTGATGCACCCGCAGCGAGGCAGTGCCTGGTGGTACGAGGTGGAGCAGCAGGTGTATCAGCAGAGCATTGGCTAA
- a CDS encoding XRE family transcriptional regulator — translation MASYAMKITLERIALFQFTPAHCAQARAMLGWSVEQLSREAGVAAGEIELFEARREVADADRLALAYRFESEGLMFFPGFAPGRGMNGKVAAAEPVV, via the coding sequence ATGGCCTCTTATGCGATGAAAATCACCCTGGAACGTATCGCCCTCTTCCAATTCACCCCCGCCCATTGCGCCCAGGCCCGGGCGATGTTGGGCTGGAGTGTGGAGCAGTTGTCGCGCGAGGCCGGAGTTGCGGCTGGCGAGATCGAGCTGTTCGAGGCTCGGCGTGAAGTGGCGGATGCGGATCGGTTGGCGTTGGCTTATCGGTTTGAGTCGGAGGGGCTGATGTTCTTTCCGGGGTTTGCGCCGGGGCGTGGGATGAACGGGAAAGTCGCAGCGGCAGAACCTGTTGTGTAG
- a CDS encoding HNH endonuclease has protein sequence MDTLKSNSDWNDAEIQAAVDAYLSMLAREQAGQSINKAHENRVLREGLLAGRTKGSVEFRMQNISTVLVELGRRRIEGYKPAKNVGANVAKSILKALNASTPTPEDFVPTADEATLEQRATKLEQQPITVEPKGIEKPQQAQSSTKSFIRDPGVRAWVRQQAAGKCEGCGEPAPFEKSGQPFLEVHHVKHLAHEGSDRTSNAVALCPNCHRRCHHSDDSAAFTESLYQKVGRLVRE, from the coding sequence ATGGACACGCTTAAGAGCAATAGCGATTGGAACGACGCGGAAATTCAGGCCGCAGTAGATGCTTACTTGAGCATGCTCGCACGCGAGCAGGCTGGTCAGTCGATCAATAAAGCTCATGAAAACCGAGTCCTACGTGAAGGGCTATTAGCAGGTCGTACCAAAGGCTCCGTCGAATTTCGGATGCAGAACATTTCTACCGTGTTGGTCGAATTGGGGCGTAGGCGCATTGAGGGCTATAAGCCCGCTAAAAATGTGGGTGCCAATGTTGCTAAGAGCATTCTTAAAGCACTCAACGCTTCTACACCGACTCCCGAGGATTTCGTACCAACGGCAGACGAGGCGACACTCGAGCAGCGAGCCACAAAGCTTGAGCAACAGCCTATTACGGTTGAGCCAAAAGGAATCGAAAAACCACAACAGGCCCAGTCGAGCACAAAGTCGTTTATCCGAGATCCTGGAGTCAGGGCATGGGTTCGACAACAGGCCGCGGGGAAATGTGAAGGTTGTGGTGAGCCAGCCCCATTCGAAAAATCGGGCCAACCGTTTCTTGAGGTCCATCACGTCAAGCATCTAGCGCACGAAGGCTCGGACCGCACCAGCAACGCCGTAGCGCTATGCCCGAACTGTCATCGTCGTTGTCATCATTCGGATGACAGTGCGGCATTTACCGAGTCGCTCTATCAGAAGGTTGGGCGGTTGGTTCGCGAGTAA
- a CDS encoding diguanylate cyclase — protein MENQRGKGLSFARRIYLPRAIGLCIGSLSVAAALAPMNLPSWVWALLVINAYVWPHIAYQLSSRANFPYKAELRNMLFDSLWGGFWAATVQFNPLTTVTVLAMMAMHNVAMGGLRLFAFGSVAQAVGVLIGWLVFGIAFNAQTTPMQIWASIPMLTLYPFAVGMVSYQLAIKLAKHKRILSALNRTDSLTGLLNHGAWKDSLQLQFQRSRLQEHPAVIALIDIDHFKPINDTHGHIVGDSVLRQLSAELKRNLRESDLAGRYGGDEFCVILPDMPVLQAREVMERLREVLHDFRHDEVPDLRISLSIGLAAFDSSFTDSIAWLDEADKALYTAKNTGRNKISLAEGERAAVVV, from the coding sequence ATGGAAAACCAACGCGGCAAGGGCTTGTCATTTGCCAGACGCATCTATTTGCCTCGCGCCATCGGGCTGTGCATTGGCAGCTTGAGTGTGGCCGCTGCCCTGGCCCCGATGAACCTGCCCTCCTGGGTGTGGGCGTTGTTGGTGATCAATGCCTACGTCTGGCCGCACATTGCCTATCAGCTGTCGTCCCGGGCGAACTTTCCCTACAAGGCCGAGTTGCGCAACATGCTCTTCGACTCGCTATGGGGCGGGTTCTGGGCGGCGACGGTGCAGTTCAATCCGCTGACAACGGTCACCGTGCTGGCGATGATGGCCATGCACAACGTGGCCATGGGCGGGCTGCGTCTGTTTGCCTTTGGCTCGGTGGCGCAAGCCGTGGGCGTGCTGATTGGCTGGCTGGTGTTCGGTATCGCCTTCAACGCACAGACCACGCCGATGCAGATCTGGGCGTCGATTCCGATGCTCACGCTCTACCCGTTTGCGGTGGGCATGGTCAGTTACCAGTTGGCGATCAAGCTGGCCAAACACAAACGCATCCTCAGTGCCCTGAACCGCACCGACAGCCTGACCGGGCTGCTCAACCACGGTGCCTGGAAGGATTCGCTGCAACTGCAATTCCAGCGTAGCCGCCTGCAAGAACACCCGGCTGTGATTGCGCTGATCGACATTGATCACTTCAAGCCGATCAATGACACCCATGGGCATATCGTCGGTGATTCGGTGTTGCGCCAGCTCAGCGCTGAGCTCAAGCGCAACCTGCGCGAATCGGATCTGGCTGGGCGGTATGGTGGGGATGAGTTTTGCGTGATCCTGCCCGACATGCCGGTGCTCCAGGCGCGGGAGGTGATGGAGCGATTGCGCGAGGTGCTGCATGATTTTCGGCATGATGAGGTGCCGGATTTGCGGATTAGTTTGAGTATTGGTTTGGCGGCTTTTGATTCGTCGTTTACCGATTCGATTGCCTGGCTTGATGAGGCGGACAAGGCGCTTTATACGGCGAAGAATACGGGGCGGAACAAGATCAGTTTGGCCGAAGGTGAGCGGGCTGCTGTGGTGGTTTGA
- a CDS encoding ParA family protein, whose translation MPRAKKVKTETKTLTFYNNKGGVSKTTTLFNVGAYLSKLGKKVLFIDADSQCNLTELFFANDTDYFDNPSKKLPGHSILEVFRPRLDGAAARIDVKTIELAESNIYSKLFLMRGDIEFSAQAEPYFGASINQAITTNINEKNTYISFRRLIKDLGEELGLDYILIESWTEYRCDYPARLSGIRQIHNTGNPR comes from the coding sequence ATGCCTAGAGCAAAGAAAGTCAAAACGGAAACTAAAACTCTCACGTTCTACAACAACAAAGGTGGAGTATCAAAAACCACTACATTATTTAACGTTGGGGCATACCTTTCAAAGTTAGGCAAAAAAGTACTATTCATAGATGCCGACTCCCAGTGCAATCTCACAGAATTGTTTTTTGCAAATGACACCGACTATTTCGACAACCCTTCCAAAAAACTTCCCGGCCACTCAATCCTGGAGGTATTCAGACCAAGATTGGATGGCGCAGCAGCTAGGATAGATGTTAAAACAATAGAGCTTGCCGAATCTAACATTTACTCAAAATTATTTCTAATGAGAGGAGATATAGAATTTAGCGCACAAGCCGAACCCTATTTCGGCGCTTCTATAAACCAAGCTATCACAACAAACATAAATGAAAAAAACACATATATCAGCTTTCGACGCCTTATAAAAGACCTAGGTGAGGAACTAGGGCTAGACTACATACTTATCGAATCTTGGACCGAGTACAGGTGCGATTACCCGGCTCGCCTTTCTGGCATCCGACAAATTCATAATACCGGTAACCCCCGATAG